Within Nitrospirota bacterium, the genomic segment TGCCGGGGCGGGTTTGATACGGTACAGATATTCTATGATGAGGAGTTAGTAAAGACCCATCAGAGGTCATACAGGGCAGGGACATTTAAAACGGATGAAGGGGATTATCCTCCTGAGAAGTCTAAGTATCTGCTGAGGACACTTTCTTTTTATCAGAGAGAGGCAGCAATACATGGGGAGCATGTATGCCAGTTAGTTACTAAGATTATGGAAGAACATGCATACCGTAACCTGCGTAAGGTGCAGGGCATCTTCAGGCTGGCAGGTAAATATGGCACTGAGGCAATAGACCTTACCTGTAAGAGATGTCTTTTCTATGATGACTACAGGATGACTACTATAAAAAGGATACTGGATAAGCAGATGTATAATCTTCCTCTTCCTGAGGAGATTGCAGGGCCGGTAAATGTTAATGCAGGGGATGGAACATCGTTTGTCCGTCCTGCTGAGTATTTTATGCACGGGGAGATACAATGAATATAACAGGACAGATAGATAATAAGTTACGGCTGTTACGTTTAACAGGAATGCTTGAGACCCTGCCGGTAAGGCAGAAGCAGGCAGAGGATGGGAACAGCGGCTATATGGATTTCCTCATGAGTTTACTTGAGGATGAGTGTGAGAGGAGGCAATCCGGCAGGCTTATAAAAAGGCTCAAGGCGGCAGGGTTTGAAGATGAGAAGACCCTTGAGGGGTTTGACTTCTCTTTTAATCCTGAGGTTCCGGTAAAGAGGATAAAACAACTGGCAAACTGTGCTTATATTGACAGCAGGGAGAATATATTTTTACTTGGGCCTGTGGGTGTGGGTAAAACCCATATTGCTCAGGCCCTTGGGCATATAGCGTGCAGGATGGGATATGATGTTTTATTTACCAAGGCAGTAAAGATGTTTAGCTACATAAACGGAGGCAGGGCGGATAATAGCTGGGAGGCCAGGGTCAAAAGATATGCCTCCGTACAGCTACTCATCATAGATGACTTTGGGCTTAAGCCGTTAACCGGTACACAGGCAGATGACTTCTACGAAATAATAAGTGAGCGGTATATGAAGAAATCTACCATCTTTACAAGTAACAGAGAGATAACAGAGTGGCAGGGTTTATTCCAAGACCCCATTATTGCAAACTCCGTGATGGATCGGATGGCTCATAACTCTCATCAGATTACAATGACCGGAGAGTCATATAGAAATAAGG encodes:
- a CDS encoding transposase is translated as MLNRAYAECGKHYGLIIDPAKAYMAAHKGKVERRVPVVREQFLSSYESKDIADANRQVKEWCASGYGMQIHGTIKRRPYEVFKEEEQMHLLNIPDEKFYIPLWKEAKVHRDHHIVFDNSYYSMPTRFVGKKVWCRGGFDTVQIFYDEELVKTHQRSYRAGTFKTDEGDYPPEKSKYLLRTLSFYQREAAIHGEHVCQLVTKIMEEHAYRNLRKVQGIFRLAGKYGTEAIDLTCKRCLFYDDYRMTTIKRILDKQMYNLPLPEEIAGPVNVNAGDGTSFVRPAEYFMHGEIQ
- a CDS encoding ATP-binding protein, producing MNITGQIDNKLRLLRLTGMLETLPVRQKQAEDGNSGYMDFLMSLLEDECERRQSGRLIKRLKAAGFEDEKTLEGFDFSFNPEVPVKRIKQLANCAYIDSRENIFLLGPVGVGKTHIAQALGHIACRMGYDVLFTKAVKMFSYINGGRADNSWEARVKRYASVQLLIIDDFGLKPLTGTQADDFYEIISERYMKKSTIFTSNREITEWQGLFQDPIIANSVMDRMAHNSHQITMTGESYRNKGKIPLKNKHDRKDGKDSVE